The Rhodamnia argentea isolate NSW1041297 chromosome 10, ASM2092103v1, whole genome shotgun sequence sequence AGCTACTATGAAAAAGGGCTATGATGTCACTTGGAAACATATTACTCAAAAGTGACAATAactagcgaaaaaaaaaaattatgtatcaCTTGCAGAAAGATCAACTATGAAAGTATtcagaatgaatttgccaataatgaaatatttctcagcaataatttttttgatcgaagagtaacaatttcaaggaaaaatttcaaaaaatggccccaagtgccatcattttcttaaataaaggtatgaagtgaactttatttcaaataagagtctgaagtAATTATagttgttttaaataaaggcctggCCTTCCCGGCCGGCCAAATTTTCCAACCAATTGTGGGTATTTTCATAAAACcataaatttaatctaaatttttattaaattaaattaaaacaaaaaaaaatacaaaaaaaaaaaaaaaaaaacacagggGGGAGGTTTTTGACCTCCCCGCCTATGGTCGCCGCCCCACCGGGGTTGCCTACCCCTAGCCCTCATTCCTGGTCGACAGGGTCGCCGGCCCCAGGAGGCGGGGCGGAGGCCACAAGCGAGAGGTCAAAAGCCTCCCCCtgtgttcttcctttctttcttttttcttttttatttttaaattttttgttgttttttaaaatttcttttaaaaaaaacacgcaaaaaaaaaaaaaaatttagtaaatgaccaaaatgtctcTAGCTAAAATAactcatgcccttttttgagagCGATATAGTCACTTTAGGCCTTTAGTTAAAACAATGCGCATTTCAAGCCCTCTTTTGACACAATTAGGGTactttaagcttttatttgaaataagattcactccatgcctttatttgagaaaatgagagcactttgggttcttttttgaaattttttctaatgtcAAGCgatgaaataataatttttagtccttaccaaaaataataataataataataatttttaggaattttttttcaaataatatttttctgctTAATAAATAgagtaaaatgaaaaatatattttttttgctcgAAAGATGAGATTAAATTATATACATGCGATCTAGCCACGCTCAAAAGACTCGGAGTTGGgacgagagcgagagagaagcAAATCGCTGCCCAATATACGCGGCGGCAGAGACGAAATTAGGGTTTCTCTTACCGCAGAATTCGCCATGGTACCGCCGCCTCCCTTCTCTTTCCCTTCCGGATTCGCCTGCTGAGTTGCGGACTGCGGATCGATTGTCTATTTCATCACTTGCATGCAATGCTTTGATTCGTGTTTTGCAACTTTTTCTCCTTCGCGTGTTTTGATTGGGCGTGCGATGATTCGTCTGTGTGTCGCTTCGCTATGACACTCTGATTGTGGAAAACCGATCTATCTGGAAGTTGTTGGCGATTGATCGACTCAAAGTTGCCTGCCTATAGCTTTAGTTCATGGAATCGTAGGGAGTCTGCGTCCGATGGTAGCAAATTCCTGTCGCTGATTCGATTAGTTTGGAGCTTGTGTTGATTGAGGTCTGGAGAATTTTGGAGTGTTGAGTGGCGGTGTCGCAATGCGAATCTTTTAGTAAGATATAGGTCTGCGTAGTGTGTGCTGGGTGTTGTGTGGTCCGCGTTAGAGGCGCTGCTGTTTTATGATGTAATGTTCTTTATGGTTTCTTGGGTTCTCTAATTTTATGTTTGCTTCTGTTCTAGGTTCTTCTCCAGCCAGACCCCTTTTTGAATGAACTCACTAGCATGTACGAGAGAAGTACAGAACAGGGCTCCGTTTGGGTTACTCTCAAACGATGTATGAAGTATTTTTGTTTAGTCGGATGATTCCACATTTTTGTTTGTCAATTGTTCTTGCGATGATGCTACGTTGCGTGGAATTTAACTGCAAGAACTGTTGTGCTCTCTAGCTTCCTTGAAGTCTAAGGTTCAAAGGAATAAGATGAAAACTGCTGGTGACTCGATTGAGTATAGATGCCTCATCCGTGCAACTGATGGCAAGAAGACCATTTCTACCTcggtatgctctctctctctctcagagatATGGGGGTGTTCATGTGTACATGTGTATGCGATTTGGTCCTCGCTATAATTGTTTCCTTGGTGCAATCTGTAATTTCAACCTAATTGAATCTCTAGCATTTCTCTGGGTCAGAAAAAATGGGCTGCATGGTGCTTGGAATGTTCGCTACATATATCTATACAGACATTACATAGACAAACACACGTCTGGGCCTGCTCCATGTTGACCACTTGGTTGAGACCTTCATAATAAATAACTTACATTGGATTGGGTTGTGCTGGATGACTTTTCTAGGCATGTAATGTGGTTTCAAGCCTTTGTCCTGAGATACAAATGGTTTGTCTCTGTCAATGTGATTCCTCAGAAGGAGCAAATATTATTTAGTTTGTTCTATGTTGTATACTTCTTTTCAGATCACCAGATCTGGTTCTCAAGTTCCTATAAAATATTAGGAATTCCCCTGTATTGGACAGAAACACCACACGAGACAGCAAAACTATTTCaagatttcaatgcattgagGTAATAGAAAATCCTTTGACTAATTAAATTAATCCTCACGAAAAATTATGTTGTGAGGATTTGCAAATTTCAGATAAAATAGGAGCAAAATTCTGTCCGTGGATCATATCATAAACATAATAACGAGTATTGAGATCAGGAAATGCTTGATGGTTTACAATGATCTCTTGGAAGAGCACTCTCAATTTCCATTCGTCAACTCTTTTTTTGGGAGTCGAAAACCAGTATCTCTTCAGTTCCATGCAATTCTGGATGACATTTTTGGGTCTATAATAGTTCGTGTCGCCTTATCCTTATTTTTAGTG is a genomic window containing:
- the LOC115739189 gene encoding signal recognition particle 14 kDa protein, with amino-acid sequence MVLLQPDPFLNELTSMYERSTEQGSVWVTLKRSSLKSKVQRNKMKTAGDSIEYRCLIRATDGKKTISTSVGAKDHQRFQASYATILKAHMTALKKRERKDKKKAAEGAVSKKSRQVS